Proteins encoded together in one Formosa sp. Hel3_A1_48 window:
- the mnmE gene encoding tRNA uridine-5-carboxymethylaminomethyl(34) synthesis GTPase MnmE, giving the protein MTNKDTIIALATASGAGAIAVLRVSGPKAISVSNTLFKSIHDKNLLNQPTHTVHLGHIVDGDRVLDEVLVSIYKNPQSYTGEDVVEISCHGSSYIQQQILQLFIRNGCRSANPGEFTLRAFLNGKMDLSQAEAVADLIASDSAAAHQIAMQQMRGGFSSEIKKLREELLNFASLIELELDFSEEDVEFADRRQFEDLLQRIVKVLKYLIDSFSTGNVIKNGVPISIIGAPNVGKSTLLNALLNEDKAIVSNIAGTTRDAIEDELIIEGIKFRFIDTAGIRQTDDTVESIGIKKTFAKMAESQVIIQLIDASLISKANTADILASLVETKAQYPEKETLVVLNKMDLADKALLSKVFSELEPLHMSAKTGTGVELLKTKLLDMVHMGKLQNNDTIITNARHYDALRLALKNIQKVQVGMQTGLSGDLLAIDIREALYHFGRITGEISTDDLLGNIFANFCIGK; this is encoded by the coding sequence ATGACCAATAAGGACACCATTATTGCTCTTGCCACTGCATCTGGAGCTGGTGCCATCGCAGTATTGCGTGTTTCAGGACCAAAAGCGATAAGTGTTTCTAATACACTGTTCAAATCTATTCACGACAAAAATCTTTTGAATCAACCAACGCATACGGTGCATTTGGGGCATATTGTCGATGGTGATCGGGTTTTGGATGAAGTGCTGGTGAGTATTTATAAAAATCCACAATCTTATACTGGAGAAGATGTCGTCGAAATTTCGTGTCACGGTAGTAGCTATATTCAGCAACAAATCCTACAGTTGTTTATAAGAAATGGCTGTCGTTCGGCCAATCCAGGCGAATTTACTTTACGTGCTTTTCTAAATGGAAAAATGGATTTAAGTCAGGCTGAAGCCGTAGCCGATTTGATTGCAAGTGACAGCGCAGCAGCGCATCAAATTGCAATGCAACAAATGCGTGGGGGTTTTAGTTCTGAAATCAAAAAGCTTCGAGAGGAATTGCTCAATTTCGCCTCTTTAATTGAATTGGAATTAGACTTTTCAGAAGAGGATGTAGAGTTTGCCGATCGTCGCCAATTTGAAGACCTTTTGCAACGCATTGTGAAGGTTTTAAAATACCTTATTGATTCTTTTTCGACAGGAAATGTCATCAAAAATGGCGTTCCCATATCAATCATCGGAGCCCCAAATGTGGGTAAATCTACATTACTCAATGCACTTCTAAACGAAGACAAAGCTATTGTTAGTAACATCGCCGGAACGACCCGTGATGCTATTGAAGACGAACTAATCATTGAAGGTATAAAATTCCGCTTTATTGATACCGCAGGAATTCGTCAAACGGATGATACTGTAGAGTCAATAGGCATTAAGAAAACCTTTGCAAAAATGGCTGAATCTCAAGTCATCATTCAATTGATTGATGCTTCTCTAATTTCAAAAGCTAATACAGCTGATATTTTAGCCTCACTCGTAGAAACTAAAGCACAATATCCTGAAAAAGAAACGCTTGTGGTGTTGAATAAAATGGATTTAGCAGACAAAGCATTGCTGTCCAAAGTCTTTTCTGAACTTGAACCATTGCACATGAGCGCAAAAACTGGCACAGGGGTAGAGTTACTCAAAACAAAACTTTTGGACATGGTCCACATGGGCAAACTTCAAAACAATGATACTATCATTACTAATGCCCGCCATTATGATGCGTTAAGGCTTGCTTTAAAAAACATACAAAAAGTACAAGTTGGGATGCAAACAGGGCTCTCTGGGGATTTGTTGGCCATAGACATTCGTGAAGCCCTCTATCATTTTGGTCGCATTACTGGCGAGATCTCTACAGACGACCTATTGGGTAATATCTTTGCTAATTTTTGTATTGGGAAGTAA
- a CDS encoding rhomboid family intramembrane serine protease encodes MNIHTLVIIAANLFISLRGFRDYSFFEQYKFNVGALRNGENKRWISSGFLHVDWQHFIFNMFTLYIFASIVINQLGVFNFYLVYIVSLLSGNLFSFYFHKNESRYSAVGASGAVTGILYAAILLNPGMSLYLYFIPIPIPSYIVGVGYLLFSIYGMKTRLGNIGHDAHFGGAVGGFCLTLIVAPWVLENQLWVVLLLAAPIGLLMFLKKNNKL; translated from the coding sequence ATGAACATACACACCTTAGTCATTATTGCAGCAAATCTTTTTATTTCGTTACGCGGATTTCGAGACTACTCATTTTTTGAACAGTACAAATTTAATGTTGGTGCTTTACGAAATGGAGAAAATAAACGATGGATTAGTTCCGGTTTTTTACATGTTGATTGGCAACATTTCATATTTAATATGTTTACGCTTTATATTTTTGCATCCATAGTCATTAATCAATTAGGGGTGTTTAATTTCTATTTGGTTTATATAGTAAGTTTACTCTCTGGTAATCTTTTTTCATTTTATTTTCACAAAAATGAATCTCGATACAGTGCGGTAGGTGCTAGTGGAGCTGTTACGGGTATACTATATGCTGCTATATTGCTTAATCCCGGGATGAGCTTATATCTTTATTTTATACCCATACCAATTCCTTCGTATATAGTTGGAGTGGGGTATTTGCTGTTTTCGATTTACGGCATGAAAACACGTTTGGGAAACATTGGACATGATGCACACTTTGGTGGAGCCGTTGGAGGCTTTTGCCTGACACTTATTGTTGCACCTTGGGTACTTGAAAATCAACTTTGGGTTGTATTATTGCTGGCAGCACCCATAGGATTACTGATGTTTCTAAAAAAGAATAACAAACTTTAG
- the pdxH gene encoding pyridoxamine 5'-phosphate oxidase — MNNDLGNYRKSYDKGSLLESGISDNPLELFQKWFSEVDQHFPQDETNAMTLSTLGLDGFPKGRVVLLKKYTQQGFIFYTNYESEKGKSIIAHPKVSLSFHWAGAERQVIIKGKAEKIAADVSDGYFESRPRGSQLGAHASQQSIVVPNRHTLENQLKTLEEKFKNKSIPRPEFWGGFIVKPIEIEFWQGRANRLHDRIRYQLQSDLNWKIERLSP, encoded by the coding sequence ATGAATAACGATTTAGGGAATTATAGAAAGTCTTATGATAAAGGCAGCTTGTTAGAAAGCGGTATTTCAGACAATCCTTTAGAATTATTTCAAAAGTGGTTTTCTGAAGTTGATCAGCATTTTCCACAGGATGAAACCAATGCGATGACTTTGTCTACCCTCGGTTTGGATGGCTTCCCAAAGGGCCGTGTTGTGCTTTTGAAAAAATACACGCAGCAAGGGTTCATTTTTTACACCAATTATGAAAGTGAAAAAGGAAAATCCATAATTGCTCATCCAAAAGTGAGTTTATCATTTCATTGGGCAGGCGCAGAGCGGCAAGTCATCATAAAAGGAAAAGCTGAAAAAATTGCAGCTGATGTTAGTGATGGCTATTTCGAATCTCGTCCAAGAGGAAGTCAATTGGGCGCTCATGCTTCTCAGCAAAGTATTGTAGTCCCAAATAGACACACTTTAGAAAATCAGCTTAAAACACTAGAAGAAAAATTTAAAAACAAGTCCATTCCACGACCAGAATTTTGGGGAGGGTTTATTGTGAAACCTATTGAAATTGAATTTTGGCAAGGGCGAGCCAACAGATTACACGATCGTATTCGTTATCAGCTTCAAAGTGATTTAAATTGGAAAATTGAACGTTTATCGCCCTGA
- the dnaX gene encoding DNA polymerase III subunit gamma/tau, whose protein sequence is MENFVVSALKYRPKTFKDVVGQSAITQTLENAIKENHLAQALLFTGPRGVGKTSCARILAKMINSNGSVDENEDYAFNIFELDAASNNSVDDIRNLTDQVRIPPQVGSYKVYIIDEVHMLSSNAFNAFLKTLEEPPKHCIFILATTEKHKIIPTILSRCQIFDFKRITVTDAKNYLKVVAKAQNIEAEDDALHIIAQKADGAMRDALSIFDRVVSFSGKNLTRKAVSENLNVLDYETFFKITDLILDNAIPSLLIQFNQILARGFEGQHFIAGLASHFRDLYVAKSTETLELLEVGADTKERYKLQSERTSPTFLKEAISLANDCDLKYKTSRNQRLLVELCLMKLASINFDGEKKKSEGFIIPASFFKDKNLSESKTESDQNIPQTNSVNSSTELPSVEEPETKYNPPKIEAPVIKGIKRQASGLSLKSIQQKKAHQIKQMDVEIKEEDLPSDSFTQDQLNEYWDTFVDKLEKKGKYNLAAILKIDTPKLTDDDVIQLEFPNSTNKIEVERNQFDLLQFLRKSLNNFNIRLEISVNEALDKKYAYTSEDKYAKLLKKNPALETLKQTFNLDL, encoded by the coding sequence ATGGAAAATTTCGTTGTATCTGCCTTAAAATATAGACCAAAAACATTTAAAGATGTCGTTGGTCAATCTGCTATTACCCAGACACTTGAAAATGCAATAAAAGAAAACCATTTGGCCCAAGCACTGCTTTTTACAGGCCCTCGTGGCGTGGGTAAAACATCTTGTGCCCGCATACTTGCTAAAATGATTAACAGCAATGGTTCTGTCGATGAAAATGAGGACTACGCATTCAATATTTTTGAACTTGATGCTGCATCCAACAACTCTGTTGATGACATAAGAAACCTAACCGATCAAGTTCGCATACCACCACAAGTCGGAAGCTATAAAGTTTATATTATTGATGAAGTTCATATGCTGTCCTCTAATGCTTTTAATGCATTTCTAAAAACATTAGAAGAGCCACCAAAACACTGCATTTTTATATTAGCAACAACCGAAAAGCATAAAATTATTCCAACAATTCTTTCACGTTGTCAAATATTTGATTTCAAACGGATAACAGTAACGGATGCTAAAAACTATTTAAAAGTTGTCGCTAAAGCACAAAATATTGAAGCTGAAGATGATGCATTGCATATCATCGCCCAAAAAGCTGATGGCGCAATGCGTGATGCACTCTCTATATTTGACAGAGTAGTAAGTTTTTCAGGGAAAAATCTTACGCGAAAAGCAGTTTCCGAAAATCTAAATGTACTCGATTATGAAACTTTTTTCAAGATTACTGATCTAATATTAGACAACGCTATCCCATCTTTACTAATTCAATTTAATCAAATTTTAGCTAGAGGCTTTGAAGGTCAGCATTTTATTGCAGGTTTAGCTTCACACTTCAGAGATCTTTATGTTGCAAAATCAACAGAAACACTAGAGCTTTTAGAGGTTGGTGCAGATACAAAAGAGCGCTACAAGCTTCAATCAGAACGTACAAGCCCCACATTCCTCAAGGAAGCTATTTCTCTTGCCAATGATTGTGACCTAAAGTACAAAACGAGTAGAAATCAACGGCTTTTAGTAGAACTTTGCTTAATGAAACTAGCCTCTATCAATTTTGATGGAGAAAAAAAAAAGTCTGAGGGCTTCATAATACCTGCCTCTTTTTTTAAGGATAAGAATCTTTCTGAATCTAAGACTGAATCGGACCAAAATATTCCTCAGACAAATTCTGTTAATTCTTCTACAGAACTACCCTCTGTTGAAGAACCCGAAACGAAGTATAATCCACCAAAAATTGAAGCGCCAGTCATAAAAGGAATCAAAAGACAGGCTTCGGGCTTATCGCTAAAAAGTATACAGCAGAAAAAGGCACATCAGATCAAACAAATGGATGTTGAGATTAAAGAAGAAGATCTTCCCTCCGATTCTTTTACTCAAGACCAATTAAATGAATATTGGGATACTTTTGTGGATAAGCTTGAAAAAAAAGGAAAATATAACCTCGCTGCAATACTTAAAATTGACACGCCAAAACTAACAGATGATGATGTGATTCAGTTAGAATTTCCTAATTCAACAAATAAAATTGAAGTAGAACGAAACCAATTTGATCTATTACAATTCTTACGCAAATCTTTAAACAATTTTAATATACGCTTGGAAATTAGTGTAAATGAAGCCTTGGATAAAAAATATGCGTACACATCTGAAGATAAATACGCAAAGCTTTTGAAAAAAAACCCAGCATTAGAAACATTAAAACAAACGTTTAACTTAGATTTATAG
- a CDS encoding TlpA disulfide reductase family protein has product MYKFLLFCFFALFLGCKSTDKLEQTYSVNVEADGVLDGVRAYIMRNDNGRSATAVDTAIAMGGRFLFKGEVLTPEMRSLAIDGVRGQVFFVLESAEINVVAYKDSIQKSTVDGGDNNDIFNAYKSGYAVLIDELSALRKEYASVREKPEEIERIQERNNSLREELKNFGFNFLLEFPNSDFSLMLLEGITAQQTFDVSKTKEILALMNNDLLSKNYNKIIAQKIQQRIDIASAANSIVVGEKAPDFTAPNPDGKAITMSAIKGKVTIIDFWASWCKPCRIENPTYVRLYEQYHDKGLEIISVSLDRQNQKQRWIDAIAKDKLTWYNVSNLKFWNDPVAKLYNVSSIPATFIIDDKGIILAERLRGRGLEAKIAELLD; this is encoded by the coding sequence ATGTATAAATTCTTATTGTTTTGCTTTTTCGCACTCTTTTTAGGCTGTAAATCTACAGATAAACTAGAGCAAACCTACTCTGTAAATGTTGAAGCAGATGGCGTATTAGACGGGGTTCGTGCTTACATAATGCGCAACGATAATGGCAGGTCAGCAACAGCTGTTGATACTGCTATTGCCATGGGTGGACGATTTTTATTTAAAGGAGAGGTTCTTACTCCCGAAATGCGCTCACTTGCTATAGATGGAGTTCGCGGACAAGTGTTTTTTGTATTGGAATCAGCAGAAATTAATGTTGTTGCTTATAAGGATAGTATTCAAAAATCTACTGTAGATGGTGGGGATAACAACGACATTTTTAATGCATACAAATCTGGTTACGCTGTACTAATTGATGAATTGAGCGCTCTACGAAAGGAATACGCTTCGGTTAGAGAAAAGCCCGAGGAAATTGAGCGTATTCAAGAGCGTAACAATAGCTTAAGAGAAGAATTGAAAAACTTTGGTTTTAATTTTCTATTGGAATTTCCTAATTCTGACTTCTCGCTAATGTTGTTAGAAGGTATTACTGCTCAACAGACATTTGATGTTTCTAAAACTAAAGAAATTTTAGCTTTGATGAACAATGATCTATTAAGCAAAAATTATAATAAAATAATCGCACAGAAAATTCAGCAAAGAATTGATATTGCGAGTGCAGCTAATAGTATAGTTGTAGGAGAGAAAGCTCCAGATTTTACTGCGCCAAACCCAGATGGTAAAGCCATCACCATGAGTGCTATTAAGGGGAAAGTTACCATTATTGATTTTTGGGCTTCTTGGTGTAAACCCTGCCGCATAGAAAACCCAACCTATGTACGTTTGTATGAACAATACCACGACAAAGGATTAGAAATTATCAGTGTTTCATTAGACCGCCAAAATCAAAAGCAGCGCTGGATTGATGCGATCGCTAAAGATAAACTGACTTGGTATAATGTTTCTAATTTGAAGTTTTGGAATGACCCAGTAGCAAAGCTTTATAATGTTTCATCTATTCCGGCTACCTTTATCATAGACGATAAAGGAATCATATTAGCTGAAAGATTAAGAGGTCGAGGATTAGAAGCAAAAATAGCTGAGCTACTCGACTAA
- a CDS encoding tRNA-(ms[2]io[6]A)-hydroxylase gives MLGLKLPTDPRWVNIAEMNLEEILTDHAFCEQKAASTAISLIVSFPEYTELVQEMTALVEEEMSHFKMVHDLILENGYVLGRDRKDEYVHQLLTFFPKGGSRTTQLVHRLLYAALIEARSCERFRLLSEHLSNKKLAKFYKKLMISEAHHYTMFLKFARHYGNRLEVDQKWESLLKFEAKIMKKLGTSQSIHG, from the coding sequence ATGTTAGGCCTAAAACTTCCTACCGACCCACGCTGGGTGAATATCGCCGAAATGAATCTTGAAGAGATTCTGACCGATCATGCCTTTTGTGAACAAAAAGCCGCCAGTACAGCCATTTCACTTATTGTTAGTTTTCCTGAATATACAGAATTGGTACAAGAAATGACCGCTTTAGTTGAAGAAGAAATGAGTCATTTTAAGATGGTACATGACTTGATTTTAGAAAACGGATATGTTCTTGGTCGTGACCGTAAAGATGAATATGTTCATCAGCTTTTAACGTTTTTCCCTAAAGGCGGTAGCCGTACAACTCAGCTTGTACACCGCTTACTTTATGCTGCATTAATTGAAGCCAGAAGTTGCGAACGCTTTAGACTCCTTTCAGAACATCTGAGCAATAAAAAATTAGCAAAATTCTACAAAAAACTGATGATTAGCGAGGCGCACCATTACACCATGTTTCTCAAATTTGCGCGTCACTATGGTAATCGGCTTGAAGTCGATCAGAAATGGGAAAGCTTATTAAAATTTGAAGCTAAAATCATGAAAAAGCTTGGAACATCACAAAGTATACATGGCTGA
- a CDS encoding T9SS-dependent choice-of-anchor J family protein: MKKITLLLAFTLGFFSYAQFDWSTSPLESGWVEYAGANGEGSAQSWTYYAGELPFMYITWEASSGLESCEDWLVSPLVEITTTTSQLDFSVEDQFTDNYGSALSIQVSTTDQTSGFTEITSFTEVDISPSATLSADLSAYEGSSIYIAFVWINNNGDRLYLYDLGLSNKYASAPSPATTPNPADGATVDLTNDTDMNNDGSITAADQHYVFTWSPGITGDAPTAYDYYFGTDSSTLSLISETTANDGYILYGLSTETTYFWQVVPKNAGGSADAANTPVWSFTTSSNVLSFNDNQLNSIVVSPNPVKDVVTINNLSGLDSVEVFNQLGQLVLKSNADLLNDNRLDLSTLNPGMYMLKIKAENKSKTVKIIKE; the protein is encoded by the coding sequence ATGAAAAAAATTACTTTATTACTGGCCTTTACTTTAGGCTTTTTTTCTTATGCCCAATTTGATTGGTCAACCAGCCCATTAGAAAGCGGCTGGGTTGAATATGCTGGAGCAAATGGAGAAGGTTCTGCTCAATCATGGACCTATTATGCTGGTGAACTTCCATTCATGTATATAACTTGGGAAGCATCATCTGGATTGGAATCATGTGAAGATTGGCTGGTATCACCACTGGTCGAAATCACTACTACTACTTCTCAATTAGACTTCAGTGTTGAAGACCAGTTTACTGATAATTATGGTTCTGCGCTATCAATACAAGTGTCAACAACTGACCAGACTTCTGGTTTTACTGAAATTACATCCTTTACCGAAGTTGACATTAGCCCAAGTGCAACACTAAGTGCAGACCTTAGTGCATACGAAGGTTCTAGTATTTATATCGCTTTTGTATGGATTAATAATAATGGTGACAGATTGTATTTGTATGACCTAGGATTATCTAATAAATATGCTAGTGCTCCATCACCAGCTACAACACCCAATCCAGCAGATGGAGCTACAGTAGACTTAACTAACGACACTGATATGAATAATGATGGTTCTATTACCGCTGCCGACCAACATTACGTTTTTACTTGGTCTCCAGGTATTACCGGTGATGCGCCGACGGCTTATGATTATTATTTTGGTACTGATAGTTCAACGTTAAGTTTAATTAGCGAGACTACAGCAAATGACGGTTATATACTTTATGGTCTTAGTACAGAAACAACGTACTTCTGGCAAGTTGTGCCCAAAAATGCTGGAGGCTCTGCTGATGCTGCCAATACCCCTGTTTGGTCATTTACAACAAGTTCAAACGTATTATCTTTTAATGATAATCAACTTAATTCTATAGTTGTTAGTCCAAACCCTGTGAAAGATGTGGTCACAATCAATAACCTTTCAGGGCTAGATAGTGTTGAAGTGTTTAATCAATTAGGTCAATTAGTACTGAAATCTAACGCAGATTTACTAAACGACAACAGATTAGACCTTAGTACTTTAAACCCTGGTATGTATATGCTGAAAATCAAGGCTGAAAACAAAAGTAAAACTGTAAAAATTATCAAAGAATAA
- the dld gene encoding D-lactate dehydrogenase — protein MKYKIIQDLKNISGAKYILTANWHKKRYSKGWRYGEGEALAVAKPATLLEIWKLLEVCVSHDLIVIMQAANTGLTGGSTPYGYDYDRPIVIINTMRVNGIHVINEGQQIIGLSGSTLFGLENLLEPYGREPHSVIGSSCIGASIVGGVCNNSGGALVKRGPAYTELSLYAQITDEGELVLVNDIGIDLGNNPEEILTNLEQKKYSTHQIKYPKKRASDNTYHKRVRDVDADTPARFNADGRRLYAASGCAGKIAVFAVRLDTYKAPKRSQVFYVGSNAANTFTHIRRSILSEFKTLPSSGEYLHRDCYDAAKKYSKDTFVIIDKLGPNFIPKLFGFKRKIDLLAEKFSILPIKFSDKLMQFLSYFWPNHLPKRMEMYRDKYEHHWVIEMADDGIDEAKLFFADFFKSNEGNFFICTPKEAKKALLHRFVAASAIGRYHALNQKDLGEMMSMDIALPRNEKNWFEQLPEAMNDKFEMKLYYGHLFCHVLHQNYIVKKGVDADALKQELLKIYDERGAEYPAEHNVGHEYAAKPSLFKFYKKLDPTNGFNPGIGKTSKLKYWK, from the coding sequence ATGAAGTATAAAATCATTCAAGATTTAAAAAATATTTCTGGTGCGAAATACATCCTAACAGCAAATTGGCACAAAAAAAGGTATTCCAAGGGCTGGCGGTATGGAGAAGGCGAGGCCTTGGCTGTTGCAAAACCAGCTACCTTATTGGAAATTTGGAAGCTTTTGGAGGTTTGTGTTTCACATGATCTTATCGTCATTATGCAAGCAGCTAATACAGGACTTACAGGTGGATCTACGCCTTACGGATATGATTATGACAGGCCAATAGTAATCATCAATACAATGCGTGTCAATGGTATACACGTCATCAATGAAGGACAGCAAATTATTGGGTTGTCTGGAAGTACTTTATTTGGATTAGAGAATCTATTAGAGCCTTATGGTAGAGAACCACACTCTGTAATAGGCTCTTCATGCATTGGTGCTTCTATTGTTGGTGGTGTTTGTAATAATTCTGGCGGAGCATTGGTTAAAAGAGGTCCTGCGTACACAGAATTATCCCTTTATGCCCAAATTACTGATGAAGGCGAATTGGTACTTGTTAATGATATTGGCATAGATCTCGGGAATAATCCTGAAGAGATTTTAACAAATTTGGAGCAGAAGAAATACTCTACTCACCAAATAAAATATCCAAAAAAACGTGCCTCAGATAATACATACCACAAAAGAGTTCGCGATGTAGATGCGGATACACCAGCACGATTTAACGCTGACGGTAGACGATTATATGCTGCGTCTGGTTGTGCCGGTAAGATTGCGGTTTTTGCTGTACGTTTGGATACTTATAAAGCGCCTAAACGCAGTCAAGTTTTTTATGTAGGCTCAAATGCTGCTAACACCTTTACACATATTAGGCGAAGTATTTTATCAGAATTTAAAACATTGCCTTCTTCTGGTGAGTATTTGCACCGTGATTGCTATGATGCAGCCAAAAAATACAGTAAAGACACCTTTGTAATAATCGATAAGTTAGGACCAAATTTTATCCCTAAGCTGTTTGGCTTTAAACGTAAAATAGATTTATTGGCAGAAAAGTTTAGTATTCTACCCATCAAGTTTTCTGATAAGTTAATGCAGTTTCTAAGCTACTTTTGGCCCAATCATCTGCCAAAGCGCATGGAAATGTATCGTGATAAGTACGAACACCATTGGGTTATTGAAATGGCTGATGATGGGATTGATGAAGCCAAATTATTTTTCGCTGATTTTTTTAAATCTAATGAAGGTAATTTTTTTATATGTACCCCAAAAGAAGCAAAAAAAGCACTGCTGCACCGTTTTGTTGCCGCTAGTGCTATTGGACGCTACCACGCGCTGAATCAAAAGGATTTAGGAGAGATGATGTCTATGGATATTGCTTTACCAAGAAATGAAAAAAACTGGTTTGAGCAGTTACCAGAAGCAATGAACGATAAATTTGAGATGAAACTTTATTACGGCCATTTATTCTGTCATGTGTTGCACCAAAACTACATTGTAAAAAAGGGAGTTGATGCAGATGCCCTAAAACAAGAGTTGCTTAAAATTTATGATGAACGAGGTGCTGAATACCCAGCCGAACACAATGTTGGTCACGAATATGCAGCAAAGCCTAGCTTATTTAAATTTTATAAAAAATTAGATCCAACTAATGGATTTAATCCAGGAATTGGAAAAACAAGCAAATTAAAATATTGGAAGTAA
- a CDS encoding lysophospholipid acyltransferase family protein, with product MQLLAFVLIYPLLWFVSILPFRLLYAVSDVLYVVLYHIVGYRKQTVQENLKLVFPEKSEAERQLITKRFYHHLCDMILEAIKSMSISVEDMKARFKFTNIELIKEFEKQNKSIVLMCAHYGSWEWIFIIQTYVKFRGYAVYKRLNNRYFDKLVRGIRARYNSYLVTTKETIPTLIENKKRGF from the coding sequence ATGCAATTATTAGCCTTCGTGCTTATCTATCCTTTACTTTGGTTTGTTTCCATCTTGCCATTTCGTTTGTTGTATGCTGTTTCTGATGTTTTGTATGTTGTGCTTTACCACATTGTTGGTTATCGAAAACAAACTGTACAAGAAAATTTGAAACTTGTTTTTCCTGAAAAGTCAGAAGCTGAACGCCAACTTATTACAAAACGATTTTACCACCACCTGTGTGATATGATTTTAGAAGCTATAAAATCGATGAGCATTAGTGTTGAAGACATGAAAGCACGTTTTAAATTCACCAATATTGAGCTTATTAAAGAATTTGAAAAGCAAAATAAAAGCATTGTCTTAATGTGTGCACATTATGGCAGCTGGGAATGGATTTTTATCATACAAACTTATGTGAAATTTCGTGGTTATGCGGTTTACAAACGTCTCAACAATAGATATTTTGATAAGCTTGTTCGAGGTATAAGAGCACGTTATAACAGTTATTTGGTAACCACAAAAGAAACCATCCCTACCCTTATTGAAAACAAAAAAAGGGGGTTTTAA
- a CDS encoding DUF3784 domain-containing protein produces MLQGFIFTGLLLVFIGLMVKKHPSLLAGYNTMSVEKKKKIDIEKVSTTARNILVLTGAATIDASVIMYFLKVTEILQVKVIAATIVFGLVILIIWANRIPKAK; encoded by the coding sequence ATGCTACAAGGATTTATTTTTACAGGCTTGCTATTGGTTTTTATCGGGTTAATGGTGAAAAAACACCCCAGTCTATTGGCGGGTTACAACACGATGTCGGTAGAAAAGAAAAAGAAAATTGACATCGAAAAAGTTAGCACAACAGCACGCAACATCCTAGTGCTCACGGGTGCTGCCACAATTGATGCCAGTGTAATTATGTACTTCTTAAAAGTTACAGAAATACTTCAAGTAAAAGTAATTGCTGCAACGATTGTATTTGGGTTAGTTATTTTAATAATTTGGGCAAACCGCATACCAAAAGCAAAATAA
- the rsmD gene encoding 16S rRNA (guanine(966)-N(2))-methyltransferase RsmD, translated as MRIISGTYKGRRLKAPKNLPVRPTTDMAKEALFNILMHRYDFRDLSVLDLFSGTGNIAYEFCSRGTLSVLAVDKEFRCTKFIESTAAEFNMPIDVLKSDVFSFLERNTQTFDIIFADPPYALEIESFELMSSLIFENKYLNNDGLLIIEHAKQTDLKDLNHFEELKTYGGNCFSFFR; from the coding sequence ATGCGTATTATATCGGGAACATACAAAGGGCGACGACTTAAGGCACCAAAGAATTTACCAGTGCGCCCTACAACGGATATGGCCAAAGAAGCATTGTTTAATATTTTAATGCATCGATACGATTTTAGAGATTTATCTGTACTTGATTTATTTTCGGGTACTGGCAATATCGCATATGAATTTTGTTCTAGAGGAACATTGTCCGTTTTGGCTGTTGATAAAGAATTTCGATGCACAAAATTTATTGAGTCGACAGCAGCAGAATTTAACATGCCTATAGACGTTCTAAAAAGTGATGTATTTTCATTTTTGGAACGTAATACGCAAACTTTTGATATTATTTTTGCTGATCCCCCATATGCATTGGAAATAGAGAGTTTTGAGTTAATGAGTTCACTTATCTTTGAAAATAAATATCTAAACAATGATGGGTTATTGATTATTGAACACGCCAAACAAACGGATTTAAAAGATCTTAATCATTTTGAAGAATTAAAAACCTACGGTGGAAATTGTTTTAGTTTTTTTAGATAA